A DNA window from Enterobacter asburiae contains the following coding sequences:
- a CDS encoding recombinase family protein, giving the protein MNVRIYCRASTEGQHADRALVSLREFAKSKNWQVAGEYIENASGAKLERMELMRLLAEAQPGDLLLIEAIDRLSRLQHEEWAELKATLNSKGLVIVSMDLPTSWQMVEMAGNDLTSGILRAVNAMLIDILATMARQDYETRRKRQAQGIERAKQAGLYMGKEKDMEARETVREMLAQNVKPAHIMKAADISRATFYRIKKELLC; this is encoded by the coding sequence ATGAATGTCCGTATCTATTGCCGTGCATCTACCGAAGGCCAACATGCTGATCGTGCATTAGTTAGCCTGCGCGAATTTGCGAAAAGCAAAAACTGGCAAGTAGCCGGAGAATACATTGAGAATGCAAGTGGTGCGAAGCTGGAGCGTATGGAACTGATGCGCCTACTTGCGGAAGCACAGCCTGGAGATTTGCTTCTAATTGAAGCGATTGACCGTCTCAGTCGTCTTCAACATGAAGAATGGGCTGAACTCAAAGCTACGTTGAACAGTAAAGGGCTGGTGATCGTATCAATGGACTTACCGACCAGTTGGCAGATGGTTGAAATGGCCGGTAACGACCTTACCAGTGGCATTCTTAGGGCAGTCAATGCAATGCTGATCGATATCCTTGCGACAATGGCACGACAAGATTATGAGACCCGCCGTAAACGCCAGGCACAGGGGATCGAGAGAGCAAAACAGGCAGGTTTGTATATGGGAAAAGAAAAAGATATGGAAGCCCGTGAGACTGTTCGCGAAATGCTGGCACAGAACGTTAAACCAGCCCACATCATGAAGGCGGCGGATATCAGCCGCGCCACCTTTTACCGAATCAAGAAAGAGCTTTTGTGTTAA
- a CDS encoding HEPN domain-containing protein produces the protein MDEIDYYTDNVNECLTGYVTIDGGNYVSELSIDDDGIEIRLLDFNSKMNRAYSEVMALNSILFQKGTRYYLLFGLELHESSFMRMGGDGRFNTYTFSAQGFLYSKSRVNTNSLFTSVSIHGENIKKWSGSTRKLDKIIECGLGFSNKLPNDDDCVEFEKNIDGLGKIGLYYSYRYGGLSGLHTVGMDVEPHVTVSFEKPVGLDRLIENYIDLYMILRFFIGGSLMISNIKTNSVSNYGRENIQIYIKEKKEDHKTINTGMFLTYSTIYHDDSEKNFPDSVWEGYFNPENHEIKELVKKYVTYSMVHSNEEKFLGFYRMIESMTIRKSCYVDEALLSKLLNRSRCLLAKKFPGAPLGDFIRAIKRTNKSKHNTESCIHHFIKSLPESVVIKLDLKKISINEVCKSRNQIIHQPLFSETPSKIYKHMQATEILTKLALLIRLGVPMQKIEEIICYHR, from the coding sequence ATGGATGAGATTGATTATTATACAGATAATGTCAATGAGTGTCTTACAGGGTATGTAACAATAGATGGAGGTAATTATGTTTCAGAATTGTCAATAGATGATGATGGAATAGAAATTCGATTGCTTGATTTTAATAGTAAAATGAATCGTGCATACTCAGAAGTTATGGCATTGAATTCAATTTTGTTTCAGAAAGGCACTCGCTATTATCTTTTGTTTGGTTTGGAATTACATGAAAGCTCTTTTATGAGAATGGGGGGTGATGGAAGATTCAATACTTATACATTCTCCGCTCAGGGTTTCTTATATTCAAAATCAAGGGTGAATACTAATTCTTTATTTACCAGTGTAAGCATTCATGGAGAAAATATAAAAAAATGGTCTGGCAGTACTCGTAAGTTAGATAAAATAATAGAATGTGGGCTTGGGTTTTCAAATAAATTACCTAATGATGATGATTGTGTTGAGTTTGAGAAAAATATAGACGGACTCGGAAAGATTGGATTGTATTATTCATATCGATACGGTGGCTTAAGTGGTTTGCATACAGTAGGAATGGACGTTGAACCTCATGTTACGGTTTCCTTTGAAAAGCCTGTTGGACTTGATAGGTTAATCGAAAACTATATTGATTTATATATGATATTAAGGTTCTTCATTGGTGGTTCGCTAATGATATCAAATATTAAAACTAATAGTGTTTCTAACTATGGGCGAGAAAACATTCAGATTTACATAAAAGAAAAAAAAGAAGATCATAAAACTATCAATACTGGCATGTTTTTAACCTATTCGACTATATATCACGATGACTCAGAGAAAAATTTTCCCGATTCTGTTTGGGAGGGATATTTTAATCCTGAAAACCACGAGATCAAAGAACTCGTTAAAAAATATGTGACTTACTCCATGGTTCACAGCAATGAAGAAAAGTTTCTTGGTTTTTATAGGATGATTGAATCCATGACGATAAGAAAATCATGTTATGTCGATGAAGCGTTATTATCAAAATTGTTGAATAGATCAAGGTGTTTATTAGCCAAGAAATTTCCAGGCGCACCACTTGGTGATTTCATTCGTGCGATAAAGAGAACAAATAAGAGTAAGCACAATACTGAAAGTTGCATCCATCATTTTATAAAAAGCCTTCCTGAATCGGTTGTTATTAAGTTAGATCTTAAAAAAATAAGTATCAATGAAGTATGTAAGTCGCGAAATCAAATTATACACCAGCCATTATTTTCAGAAACACCAAGCAAAATCTATAAACATATGCAGGCTACGGAGATACTTACAAAACTGGCACTATTGATTAGGCTTGGCGTTCCTATGCAAAAGATAGAAGAAATAATTTGTTATCATCGATAA
- a CDS encoding SLATT domain-containing protein: MLKNDLLNHIASAGYNVGFGAKKTFATFDIVSKLPGWIGIISLAVSVLGLYMDEMSSKNISAIFIILSIGSLYINFYDGDKSKYEEAGKSQTDIFRKIERLYYDAKSESQPDSAKYIQELEVLMQDFDNSTITKQICGSNWYAHYKFYSELEKRWIEEQLSLTFWKDKFPNTLKIFLILILGIIVFLVCHRLNWI, encoded by the coding sequence ATGCTAAAAAATGACTTGCTGAATCATATTGCTTCTGCTGGATACAATGTTGGGTTCGGAGCAAAGAAAACTTTTGCAACATTTGACATTGTAAGTAAGCTCCCTGGCTGGATTGGCATAATATCACTCGCAGTATCTGTTCTTGGTCTTTACATGGATGAGATGAGTTCTAAGAATATTTCTGCCATTTTTATTATTCTGAGCATTGGTAGCCTATACATTAATTTCTATGATGGTGATAAAAGTAAATATGAAGAGGCGGGTAAAAGCCAAACTGATATCTTCAGAAAGATTGAACGACTGTATTACGATGCAAAATCAGAGAGCCAGCCAGATTCAGCAAAGTATATTCAGGAACTTGAAGTTCTGATGCAAGATTTTGATAATAGCACAATTACTAAACAAATTTGTGGTAGTAATTGGTATGCCCACTATAAATTTTACAGTGAATTGGAGAAGCGATGGATTGAGGAACAGTTATCCTTAACTTTTTGGAAAGATAAATTCCCAAATACATTAAAAATATTTTTGATTTTAATTTTAGGTATAATTGTTTTTTTGGTATGCCACAGGTTGAACTGGATTTGA
- a CDS encoding lysozyme inhibitor LprI family protein, which produces MTILIKTLKIMASGVVLISGITAASNTVYFLPEAKSAGVASSDQKALMFLGMDRDVNLKGICFAMAKQSSSIVPLVDITATTDNGRFTMHGLRPKNNDDEKELVCSLGSEAGDFLTGISKSTTVNVKMDFNGEIRSYSFNTTEFRKILTANGQGVWDKAAKDYAQGVRAPIFYNNNREATKNNTATSNVDTHSYEASDDRLNLVWKNLSPETRKRLLPSQREWIKQKSDCNNEQKCLIDMTNNRIRELESENEK; this is translated from the coding sequence ATGACAATCCTTATAAAAACCTTAAAAATCATGGCATCAGGCGTTGTTCTCATTTCAGGCATAACTGCCGCGTCTAATACCGTCTATTTCTTGCCAGAGGCAAAATCAGCAGGTGTCGCCAGCAGCGACCAAAAAGCCCTGATGTTTCTCGGGATGGACAGGGATGTAAATCTGAAGGGAATATGCTTCGCGATGGCAAAGCAATCATCATCGATCGTGCCGCTGGTAGATATCACTGCTACAACTGATAACGGCAGATTTACGATGCACGGACTACGCCCAAAGAATAACGACGATGAGAAGGAATTGGTCTGTTCACTTGGTTCAGAAGCTGGAGATTTCTTGACAGGCATTTCGAAGTCAACCACCGTCAACGTGAAGATGGATTTCAATGGCGAGATCCGCAGTTACAGTTTCAACACTACAGAGTTCAGGAAAATACTGACTGCCAATGGTCAAGGAGTGTGGGACAAAGCAGCTAAAGATTATGCTCAGGGAGTTCGCGCACCCATTTTCTATAATAACAACCGTGAAGCCACCAAAAACAATACAGCGACCTCAAATGTCGATACACACAGTTATGAAGCAAGCGATGATAGACTAAATTTGGTCTGGAAAAACCTTAGCCCTGAAACACGAAAACGCTTACTCCCTTCTCAAAGAGAATGGATAAAACAAAAATCCGACTGCAATAACGAGCAGAAATGCCTTATCGACATGACGAACAATCGTATTCGTGAACTGGAGTCTGAAAATGAAAAATAA
- a CDS encoding nucleotide-binding domain-containing protein, with amino-acid sequence MQTAEMFRVFLDNLKIPDERMTAIATHYKNATRRLNIRFRETENGFNNRLKVGSAGRRTAVSKTSDLDMLYIMPSGLWEAYQEGLNPQRRLLRDVKDALKQTFSQQEVKVDRLVVQIVFDSFHIEVQPVFADGEHFKYPDTKADNGNGGWRVTKPRMEITEMRNFRNNKSRNLHNLCRMLRAWKNRNTVDMGGLLIDTLAWRFLKQTDDYDETGMVSYGFMCRDFFDFLQKEDVHEHYAAIGSGQRVKVYKNFQRQAKRAFKLCTQAIDAYENGYTKKSHEHWREVFGLTFPKAATEMQDSLGLESANFVNESYFARTWRNTEEFTDEKFDDVDIRYPLEVNCIVKESGYRERSLRAYLSDIARPWLPPNRTLSFSINQASLDLIPEPYDIYWKVLNRGKEAEGRDEIRGQIILGQTTHTEHTKFRGSHKVWCYIVKNHIVIAQATIDIPIE; translated from the coding sequence ATGCAAACAGCAGAGATGTTTCGTGTTTTCCTGGACAATTTGAAAATACCTGATGAACGAATGACGGCAATTGCAACACATTACAAAAATGCCACAAGAAGGCTTAATATACGGTTTCGGGAAACTGAAAACGGTTTCAATAATCGACTGAAGGTTGGTTCAGCAGGTCGTCGTACGGCGGTCAGCAAAACGTCAGATTTAGATATGCTGTACATTATGCCTTCAGGGTTGTGGGAGGCTTATCAAGAAGGATTGAATCCTCAACGACGTTTACTTCGTGATGTAAAAGATGCTTTAAAACAAACCTTTTCTCAGCAGGAAGTCAAGGTTGATCGATTAGTAGTGCAGATTGTTTTTGACTCTTTCCATATAGAGGTTCAACCAGTCTTTGCTGACGGAGAACATTTTAAATACCCTGATACGAAAGCTGACAATGGTAATGGTGGGTGGCGGGTAACTAAACCTCGTATGGAAATTACCGAAATGAGGAATTTCCGAAATAACAAAAGTCGTAATCTCCATAATCTTTGTCGCATGTTGCGAGCTTGGAAAAACAGAAATACAGTAGACATGGGAGGACTTCTTATTGACACGTTAGCATGGAGGTTCCTTAAACAAACCGATGATTATGATGAAACTGGAATGGTTAGTTATGGTTTCATGTGCCGTGACTTTTTTGATTTTTTGCAAAAAGAAGACGTTCATGAACACTATGCTGCAATAGGCAGTGGACAAAGGGTTAAGGTCTACAAAAATTTCCAGCGACAAGCAAAACGTGCCTTCAAGCTATGCACACAAGCGATTGACGCGTACGAGAACGGCTATACAAAGAAAAGTCATGAGCATTGGCGGGAAGTTTTCGGACTTACTTTTCCTAAAGCAGCAACGGAAATGCAAGACTCTCTGGGGCTGGAGTCAGCTAATTTCGTTAATGAATCATACTTTGCCCGCACATGGCGTAACACGGAAGAATTTACAGATGAAAAATTTGATGATGTCGATATTAGATATCCACTTGAAGTAAACTGTATTGTCAAAGAAAGTGGGTATAGGGAACGCTCGCTTAGAGCTTACCTTTCGGATATAGCTCGACCTTGGTTACCGCCTAATAGGACCTTATCATTCTCGATCAATCAAGCAAGTTTAGATCTGATTCCTGAACCTTATGACATATACTGGAAAGTATTGAATAGAGGTAAAGAGGCTGAAGGACGTGATGAAATTCGAGGCCAAATAATTTTAGGTCAAACTACCCATACTGAACATACAAAGTTCAGAGGTAGTCATAAGGTTTGGTGTTATATCGTTAAGAATCATATAGTAATTGCCCAGGCTACTATCGACATTCCAATTGAGTAA